In Aristaeella hokkaidonensis, the following are encoded in one genomic region:
- a CDS encoding formate/nitrite transporter family protein, producing MKTTLNRSAAAGVLICMGCIVNLKVGGGIPGAVLFSAGLWFVVNFDAELFTGRVARNDYDPLQKLIMLVMNVIGAGVCGILASLCLPEIREAAQKIVTGYQDPLKVIWQSVMCGMCMYLATTQPKNKDISRLPFVVYGVALFILSSYAHSIALAGYAAIAQGIAWWVIPLAAAGNAGGSYLIKFLLMQKTKSDN from the coding sequence ATGAAGACTACACTGAACCGGTCCGCGGCGGCGGGCGTCCTGATCTGTATGGGCTGTATTGTTAACCTTAAGGTAGGCGGCGGCATTCCGGGAGCAGTGCTCTTCAGTGCCGGACTCTGGTTTGTGGTGAACTTTGACGCGGAACTGTTTACCGGACGGGTAGCACGGAATGACTACGATCCCCTGCAGAAACTGATCATGCTGGTGATGAATGTGATCGGCGCAGGCGTATGCGGCATTCTGGCTTCGCTGTGCCTGCCGGAAATCCGGGAAGCGGCACAGAAAATCGTGACAGGCTACCAGGATCCGCTGAAGGTGATCTGGCAGTCCGTGATGTGCGGCATGTGCATGTATCTGGCCACTACCCAGCCGAAGAACAAGGATATCAGCCGGCTGCCCTTTGTTGTATACGGCGTGGCGCTGTTCATCCTTTCTTCCTATGCTCACTCCATTGCCCTGGCGGGTTACGCGGCCATCGCGCAGGGGATTGCCTGGTGGGTGATTCCGCTGGCAGCGGCGGGGAACGCGGGGGGAAGTTATCTGATTAAGTTTTTGCTTATGCAGAAAACTAAATCAGATAACTGA
- a CDS encoding ABC transporter ATP-binding protein has translation MLKRFIAYYKPHKKLFAMDMTAALLVAVIGVVYPIITRTMLNTLIPDRNYRMIVIFGITLLALYFIKMLLNYFIQYEGHMMGVYMQARMRTDMFAHLETLPYSFYDTHETGKIMSRMTNDLFEVSELAHHGPENIIISVLSIVISFIYLSTIDIWLTLIIFACVPFLVVISISLRKKMRQAFRDTRSAVAEINASMESSISGIRVTKAFTNAEKEKEKFEIGNGKFQKARQGAYSAMGRFHSGNTFVTDVFNVVVLIAGGLFLYNGRIQFGDYSAFIVSVNMFIGPVMTLINFMEQFENGVTGFERFCEIMDAKPETDSPDAQDAGLLEGHIEFRDVSYAYDEDKNVLRHVNLNIEKGKTFALVGPSGGGKTTICHLIPHFYDVMSGEILLDGKEINSLTLESVRRNIGIVQQDIYLFNDSMKENIRYGKLDATDEEIILAAKRANIHDYIMSLPNGYDTNIGERGVRLSGGQKQRLSIARVFLKNPPILILDEATSALDNTTEILIQQALDELCKGRTTLVVAHRLSTIKNADEIAVVSDGRITEQGTHEELMEKKGTYFELYQLQFKANAV, from the coding sequence CTGCTGAAACGGTTCATAGCCTATTACAAACCTCATAAAAAACTGTTTGCCATGGATATGACAGCTGCGCTGCTGGTAGCAGTGATCGGCGTTGTCTATCCGATTATTACCCGTACGATGCTGAACACGCTGATTCCGGACAGGAACTACCGGATGATCGTGATCTTCGGCATTACGCTGCTTGCACTTTACTTTATCAAGATGCTGCTGAATTACTTTATCCAGTATGAAGGGCATATGATGGGCGTATATATGCAGGCACGAATGCGTACGGATATGTTTGCCCATCTGGAAACGCTGCCTTACAGCTTCTATGATACCCATGAAACCGGCAAAATCATGAGCCGGATGACGAATGACCTGTTTGAAGTCAGCGAGCTGGCACACCACGGACCGGAAAACATTATCATTTCCGTGCTGAGCATCGTGATTTCATTCATTTACCTGAGTACGATTGATATCTGGCTGACGCTGATTATCTTTGCCTGCGTACCGTTCCTGGTTGTTATCTCTATAAGCCTGCGCAAGAAAATGCGCCAGGCATTCCGGGATACCCGGTCCGCGGTTGCTGAAATTAACGCCAGTATGGAAAGCTCTATCTCCGGTATCCGGGTAACGAAGGCTTTCACCAATGCGGAGAAGGAAAAGGAAAAGTTCGAGATCGGGAACGGGAAGTTCCAGAAAGCCCGGCAGGGCGCCTACAGCGCAATGGGACGTTTCCACAGCGGCAATACCTTTGTGACGGACGTGTTCAACGTGGTGGTGCTGATTGCCGGCGGCCTGTTCCTGTATAACGGCCGGATCCAGTTCGGTGACTATTCCGCTTTCATTGTTTCCGTGAATATGTTTATCGGCCCGGTGATGACGCTGATCAACTTCATGGAGCAGTTCGAAAACGGCGTAACGGGCTTCGAACGGTTCTGTGAGATCATGGATGCAAAGCCGGAAACGGACAGCCCGGACGCGCAGGACGCGGGGCTGCTGGAAGGACATATCGAGTTCAGGGATGTCAGCTATGCCTATGATGAGGACAAGAACGTACTGCGGCATGTGAACCTGAACATAGAGAAAGGCAAAACATTTGCCCTGGTTGGCCCCTCCGGCGGCGGCAAGACCACAATCTGCCACCTGATCCCGCACTTCTATGACGTGATGAGCGGCGAGATCCTGCTGGACGGCAAGGAGATCAACAGCCTGACGCTGGAAAGTGTGCGGCGGAATATCGGCATCGTGCAGCAGGATATCTACCTGTTCAACGACAGCATGAAGGAGAACATCCGCTACGGCAAGCTGGACGCAACGGACGAGGAAATCATCCTGGCAGCAAAGCGGGCCAATATCCACGACTATATCATGAGCCTGCCCAACGGCTATGATACGAACATCGGCGAGCGGGGCGTCCGCCTCTCCGGCGGACAGAAACAGCGCCTGTCCATTGCCCGGGTGTTTCTGAAAAATCCGCCGATTCTGATCCTGGACGAGGCGACCAGCGCGCTGGACAATACCACGGAAATCCTGATCCAGCAGGCACTGGATGAGCTGTGCAAAGGCAGAACCACATTGGTGGTGGCTCACAGGCTGAGCACGATCAAAAACGCGGACGAGATCGCTGTGGTAAGCGATGGACGGATCACGGAGCAGGGAACCCATGAAGAACTGATGGAGAAAAAGGGGACGTACTTTGAACTGTACCAGTTACAGTTCAAAGCAAATGCAGTGTGA
- a CDS encoding GNAT family N-acetyltransferase — MYEVLEGKNIRLRKARKEDYQSMLKHVWGDEAVYKWMLYQPTLTEEDAIERCRRSMEFQKDHYAYFVALKDTDEAVGLCAIKETAPGHYEESGICIGTAFQGKGYGKEIVALLLKLAFEELGAEDFRYGYFLDNDKSKKVAKSFGFRYDYTYELTRTWDGCVKTIESCIMTREEYESKFIIQNS; from the coding sequence ATGTATGAAGTGTTGGAAGGGAAGAATATACGGCTGAGGAAGGCCAGAAAAGAAGATTATCAGTCCATGCTGAAGCATGTGTGGGGGGATGAAGCGGTTTACAAGTGGATGCTGTATCAGCCTACACTGACGGAAGAAGATGCTATCGAAAGATGCCGCAGGAGCATGGAGTTCCAGAAGGATCACTACGCGTACTTTGTGGCACTGAAGGATACGGACGAGGCTGTTGGACTGTGCGCGATCAAGGAGACTGCTCCGGGACACTATGAGGAAAGCGGAATCTGCATCGGCACTGCATTCCAGGGGAAAGGATACGGCAAAGAGATTGTAGCACTGCTCTTGAAGCTGGCTTTTGAGGAGCTGGGTGCGGAAGATTTCCGGTACGGGTATTTTCTTGATAATGATAAGTCAAAAAAAGTGGCAAAATCCTTTGGATTCCGTTATGATTATACCTATGAGCTTACCAGAACTTGGGATGGCTGCGTAAAAACGATTGAATCGTGCATTATGACGAGGGAAGAATACGAAAGCAAATTCATAATTCAGAATTCATAA
- a CDS encoding PP2C family protein-serine/threonine phosphatase, translating into MRKRTISNTFLRWLLLIVVLAFAMSMIFSWTLQTGLSQHSAANLLRLNIKDVRQDVVDASDANLLALTRAIAHEIDNGAPVNEVGLSSLMNWHNVAEINIINQDGIITGTTHAAFLNYDMRSGEQSAEFLCLLDSTETEYVQSYQPTTYDPSLLRKYAAVKLKQGGFVQVAYDAERFQRDIDHLVIKVARNRHVGQEGCIIIVDENWNIVSDRNHNEGQNLFVTGIWIDRDTMPEETVFRTDVYGEHCSCMYVFTEGYYLVATMPENEILLQRNTSVQLTAILEILVFVTLFVVIFMLVRKLVVNNINRVNNSLSKITQGDLEETVDVRSNTEFSSLSDDINATVSTLKQYIAAAAARIDEELAFAKNIQQSALPSVFPPYPDRTDFSLYATMNTAKEVGGDFYDFYLLDENKLAFLVADVSGKGIPAAMFMMTGKTVLRGYAERGDMPADLFFTANNKLCKGNDAEMFITSWMGFLETDTGLVRFVNAGHNPPVLIRNGKAAFIEQRANLTLAAMENIKYREQTLQLEHGDILFLYTDGVTEATDAGNQLFGNDRLLQTLSRTFSTDMEGCREVCVTVKEDLDRFVGEAPQFDDITMLCLYYK; encoded by the coding sequence ATGAGAAAAAGAACCATCTCAAACACCTTCCTGCGCTGGCTGCTTCTGATTGTTGTCCTGGCGTTTGCTATGTCCATGATCTTTTCCTGGACACTGCAGACAGGCTTGTCCCAGCACAGCGCGGCCAATCTGCTTCGGCTGAATATCAAGGATGTGCGGCAGGATGTTGTTGACGCTTCTGACGCGAATCTGCTGGCACTGACAAGAGCCATTGCCCATGAAATTGACAACGGGGCACCGGTGAATGAAGTGGGACTTTCTTCGCTCATGAACTGGCATAATGTTGCGGAGATTAACATCATCAATCAGGACGGGATTATTACAGGAACCACACATGCCGCATTCCTGAACTATGATATGCGGAGCGGGGAACAGTCCGCTGAGTTTCTCTGCCTGCTGGACAGTACGGAAACGGAGTATGTCCAGAGTTATCAGCCAACAACCTATGATCCTTCACTGCTGCGGAAATACGCTGCGGTAAAACTGAAGCAAGGCGGCTTTGTACAGGTGGCCTACGACGCTGAACGTTTTCAGCGGGATATAGATCATCTCGTAATCAAAGTGGCCCGTAACCGTCATGTGGGGCAGGAAGGCTGCATTATCATCGTTGATGAAAACTGGAATATTGTCAGTGACCGGAATCACAATGAAGGACAGAACCTGTTTGTAACCGGGATCTGGATTGACAGGGATACCATGCCGGAGGAGACGGTTTTCCGTACGGATGTATACGGAGAACACTGCTCCTGCATGTATGTGTTTACAGAAGGATATTATCTTGTAGCAACGATGCCGGAAAATGAGATCCTGCTGCAGAGGAACACATCAGTCCAGTTGACAGCCATCCTGGAAATACTTGTTTTCGTGACGCTGTTTGTCGTCATTTTCATGCTGGTCCGGAAACTGGTTGTTAATAATATTAACCGGGTGAACAACTCCCTTTCCAAGATTACCCAGGGTGATCTGGAAGAGACTGTAGACGTCCGCTCCAATACGGAGTTTTCCTCCCTGTCTGATGACATTAATGCTACGGTCAGCACCCTGAAGCAGTATATTGCCGCCGCCGCAGCCCGGATTGATGAGGAGCTGGCTTTTGCCAAGAACATTCAGCAATCCGCACTGCCCTCTGTCTTTCCGCCTTATCCGGACAGAACGGACTTCAGTCTGTATGCCACGATGAACACGGCCAAGGAAGTGGGCGGCGATTTCTATGATTTCTATCTGCTGGACGAAAACAAGCTTGCCTTCCTGGTTGCGGACGTTTCCGGAAAGGGAATTCCGGCAGCGATGTTTATGATGACCGGCAAGACGGTGCTCCGGGGATATGCTGAACGGGGAGATATGCCTGCGGATTTGTTTTTCACAGCCAACAACAAGCTTTGTAAAGGCAACGATGCCGAGATGTTCATCACATCCTGGATGGGCTTCCTGGAGACGGATACCGGCCTGGTCCGTTTTGTGAACGCCGGACATAATCCGCCGGTATTGATCCGGAACGGAAAGGCGGCCTTTATTGAACAGAGGGCTAACCTGACGCTGGCTGCCATGGAAAACATCAAATACCGGGAGCAGACACTGCAGCTGGAACACGGGGATATCCTGTTCCTGTACACAGACGGTGTGACCGAGGCAACGGACGCGGGCAACCAGCTTTTCGGTAATGACAGACTGCTCCAAACACTATCGAGAACTTTCAGTACAGATATGGAAGGCTGCAGGGAAGTCTGTGTGACAGTCAAAGAAGACCTGGATCGCTTTGTCGGTGAGGCTCCGCAATTTGACGATATTACAATGCTGTGCCTGTACTATAAGTAA